In Mastomys coucha isolate ucsf_1 unplaced genomic scaffold, UCSF_Mcou_1 pScaffold5, whole genome shotgun sequence, one genomic interval encodes:
- the Trim65 gene encoding tripartite motif-containing protein 65 yields the protein MAAQLLEEDLLNCSICLGRYRDPVTLPCGHSFCGNCIQDSWRRCEKTCPQCRQPFPEGAKLSRNVTLSTLLQALPGVLQAPPAAAAAPRPDPATGHSARCPRHGRPLEFFCRTEGLCVCSACTVHDCSHHERALLDVERRMREDQLRARVLATRQQVAQAENQLQELQQQNSRIESSACTLASAVSRRFSSLLQVLEKQQASTLSDIEVAKKQALGQVLDEEQRLTDHLRALSQYDHSVQDLLGQVDDYIFFQELRQLPEPVESLGPLTSPQWDEEQQLNNVNQLLSPLCELLLAEKNLPKAVAKAADAGPREALGRLPPVPSAACPLRRKLWQNYRNLTFDPETANQYLRLSHKDQRVTHHFQAQGPARSGSFELWQVQCTQSFQTGQHYWEVHASDHSVTLGVTYPKLSRQKLGTHTDNIGRGPCSWGLCIQADSIQAWHDGKSRRLRGLPGRLLGVDLNLTSGSLTFYSLEPCTQLLHTFYAVFNQPVFPVFWLLEGRTLTLCHQPEAKLPPRPQEEATAPS from the exons ATGGCCGCTCAGCTGCTGGAGGAGGACTTGCTGAATTGCTCCATCTGCCTAGGTCGCTACCGGGACCCGGTGACGCTGCCCTGCGGGCACAGCTTCTGCGGGAACTGCATCCAGGATTCGTGGCGCCGCTGCGAAAAGACCTGCCCCCAGTGTCGCCAGCCCTTCCCCGAGGGCGCCAAGCTGTCCCGCAACGTGACGCTGAGCACTTTGCTGCAGGCGCTGCCCGGCGTTCTGCAGGcgccgcccgccgccgccgccgccccgcgCCCGGACCCCGCCACAGGCCACAGCGCTCGCTGCCCGCGCCACGGGAGGCCGCTCGAGTTCTTCTGTCGCACGGAGGGCCTCTGCGTGTGCAGCGCGTGCACGGTGCACGACTGCAGCCACCACGAGCGGGCGCTGCTGGACGTGGAGCGCCGCATGCGCGAG GACCAGCTGAGAGCGAGGGTACTGGCTACCCGGCAACAGGTCGCTCAGGCAGAGAACCAGCTTCAGGAGCTGCAGCAGCAGAACAGTCGCATTGAG AGTTCAGCCTGCACCCTGGCCTCCGCAGTCTCCAGGAGATTCAGTAGCCTGCTTcaggtgctggagaagcagcaggcCTCGACACTGAGTGATATAGAGGTAGCCAAGAAGCAGGCGCTGGGCCAAGTTCTGGATGAGGAACAGCGGCTGACTGACCACCTAAGGGCCCTGTCTCAGTACGACCACAGTGTCCAGGATCTCCTGGGGCAGGTGGATGATTACATCTTCTTCCAG GAATTACGGCAGCTCCCTGAGCCCGTAGAATCCCTCGGGCCACTCACCTCTCCACAGTGGGATGAAGAGCAGCAGCTGAACAACGTGAACCAGCTGCTTAGCCCGCTGTGTGAGCTCCTCCTTGCAGAGAAGAACCTCCCCAAGGCAGTAGCCAAAGCTGCCGATGCTGGCCCTAGGG aggCCTTGGGTCGCCTGCCACCAGTCCCCAGCGCAGCTTGTCCACTGAGGAGGAAGCTCTGGCAGA ATTATCGAAACCTGACCTTTGACCCAGAGACTGCCAACCAGTATTTGCGCTTGTCTCACAAGGACCAGCGGGTGACACACCATTTCCAGGCCCAGGGCCCAGCCAGGTCGGGCAGCTTCGAGCTGTGGCAGGTGCAATGTACCCAGAGTTTTCAGACTGGACAACATTACTGGGAGGTCCATGCCTCTGATCACTCCGTCACTCTGGGCGTCACTTACCCAAAGCTATCCCGCCAAAAGCTGGGGACCCATACAGATAACATCGGTCGTGGACCCTGCTCCTGGGGCCTCTGCATCCAGGCGGACAGTATCCAGGCCTGGCATGACGGCAAATCTCGGCGCCTGCGTGGATTACCCGGACGACTCCTGGGCGTAGATTTGAACTTGACCTCTGGCTCCCTCACCTTCTACAGCCTGGAGCCATGCACGCAGCTGCTGCACACTTTCTATGCAGTTTTCAACCAGCCTGTCTTCCCTGTCTTCTGGCTCCTTGAGGGGAGGACCCTCACTCTCTGCCATCAGCCTGAGGCCAAGCTCCCTCCAAGGCCCCAGGAAGAGGCCACAGCACCCAGCTGA